GAGAGGATTCCGTTGGATACACTGGTGTTTTGATCAGTGTAGGTCTGTAGCTCTTGGTTGCCCCATCCGGGGATGCCTTCCGCTGATCCATCACCGATGGCGTAGCTCCAGATGTTTGGGTCTAGCGTCGTCCCGTCGAACTCGTCCGACCAGAGTAGGTTCTGTGCCTTCACGGTAGTAAAACTCACCAGTAGACACAGGTAGGTGAGATAGTGTTTGACTTTAGTCTTAGTACTGTCTTTCATAATTTGATGTTTTAGTAATTAGTTATGGGTTCATGCTGTAAACCCATAACCAATGTTTATTTATCCGAGTACTATTCAAAAGAAATCACCACTACAAAAATTCATCACCTCATTGATATTGAGCAGATTATAGTTTCGTGCTTCTTGTGGAAATGCGTCTGTTTTATCGTGTGACGTATTTTTGCTACATCATTACTACATCATGTCTAGTAAGATTTTTTCACCAAAAGAAACCGGAGACAAAGGTCATCCTCAGTAGAAGATTAACATCGGAAGATAAATGCCGTAAAGCATCAAAAGAAAAAGAACGATCAGCAGCTAGCCAGCTTTTATATATTTGTGCATTGAAAAGGTCACTCTTCCCATATTTCCTAAGTACATCCTTGTTGCTGCTTACCTTAGGAGCATCCGTGATTGGTTATTTTGCATACCGCAACCTCAACCATATCGTGAGCACCCTGGAGGATGAGGTCAAACCCAACTTGGACTTGATCATCTTGGGGCAGGTATCCATCGAACTAGGTCGGATGGAAGATGCCATCGAAGGGTATGTGTTCAATCAAGATACAGCCTACATGTCGGATTTCAAGGAGCGGACCCAACGAGCGATTGCGCATCTCGACGAACTCCGTGAGAGAAATACCGACCCTTCGTTTGGGCAATCCATTGATTCTCTCGAAAATCTGATTCTCAATAAAGTGACGGTGCTCAACCAAGCGGCTCATTTGGATATCTTATCGGTCGAAGAGACCCTATCAGCAATACCGCGCTTGGAAGGTGTCCAAGGGCAGCAATCCAAACCAAATACGATACCCGACACTTCCAAGCAAAAGAAAATAGGTTTTCTCCAGAAGCTGCTTGGCAAAAAAGAGAAACCCCTAGTGACAGATAGCACAGCTGTCCGTGCAGAAAAGCAACTCGTCCAGATCAATGCACAGCTCGACTCGCTCGCTCGAAGAGCACAAAAGAAAGTATACAATCAGAAGATTCGGGAATTTACCCTGTATCAGGATCATCAAGATATCGATGGTGATATCATCGCACTCATCAAGGACATGGAGGCCTGGCAAATCAGTCGAATCAAGTTTATGACGATGCAGACTCAAGATCGTGTACGCTATACCAATAGATACATTACGATATTTAGTGTGATGGCGTCTGTGATTCTACTTATCACGTTGACCGTACTGATTATCTATGTGCTACGTACGAGAAGTCACCAGATGGTGCTAGATCATGGACGAAAAAATGCCCTAAAGATGGCCAAAGAGAAGGAGGAGTTTCTCGCGAATATGAGTCATGAGATTCGTACACCTATGAACGCCATAGCTGGGTTTTCAAAAGTACTGCTGCAATCTAAACTTAGTACTGTACAAAAAGAACAGGTCAGTATCATTGACAAGTCGTCCAACCATCTTATCCATATCCTCAATGACGTGTTGGATTTTTCTCGCTTGCAATCGGGTAAGATCAGATTGGATGTGTCACTTTTTGACCCTTCGCAGGTGATCGAAGAAGCAGTACAGCTGCTCAGTCAAAAAGCCAAAGAAAAGCAACTGGAGCTGGGGTTTGAATTGCAAGGGATGCCCGCGCGCGTTTCTGGAGATGCCTTTCGTTTGCGTCAGATCCTACTCAATTTGATCTTCAATAGCATCAAGTTTACCGAGGAGGGAAGTGTCCAGGTCCATGCGAGTTTTGCGAGTGACACCCTGCGTATAGCTGTCCGTGATACCGGGGTTGGGATACCTGTGGATATGCAGCAGAAGATTTTTGATGAGTTTGAACAAGTCAATAAGAGTGACAAGCAAGTAGGGACTGGGTTGGGTTTGTCTATCACCAAGAAACTAGTGGATATCCATGAAGGAAGTATCCGTCTGGAGAGTGAATTAGGGCGTGGCACGACTTTCACGATAGCGCTGCCCTATGTCGTGGTAGAGCAAGAGGTAGAAGAGGCGAGTGAGTCACAGCTTCGGTTTGATTTGACGGGTATGCATGTACTCCTTGCCGATGACGAACCTTTCAATGTGCAGTTGCTGCAGACGATTCTGGATGCTCAGTCGATCACGTATGATGTGGGGAGAGATGGGCAGCAAACATATGACCTCTTGTGTCAAAACGTTTACGACGTATTGCTTTTGGATTTTCGAATGCCCAAAATGAGCGGGCCTGAGGTAGCAACACGCTTGAGGCAAGGGAGCGGGCCAAATGCGAATATTCCGATAGTGGGATTGACTGCTACTGTCTCGGATCATGATCAAAAAACGGCACAAGAATCCGGCATCAATCATGTGATTCGCAAGCCTTTCGAACCGGAAGAGTTGTTTCGACTTATGGCCAAGTATACCATAAGAAAGAAGGGCCAAGGGATCAAACATAACGTATCGGTACCCTATTCTATGGAAGGGCTGAGCAAAATGGGAGATACAAAATTCGTGGTAGATATGACGGAGACCTTCATACATAGCACGCAGGAGAATATCCAGCAGTTTGAAGCGATGGTGTCTCAGGAGGACGGGGTAGGAGCGGCGGATGCATTGCACAAGATCATAGCACCAGCCAGACATTTCAAGTTGATGGATCTGGTTGGTTTACTAAAAGAGACAGAATTGTCTGCCCGATCTGGAGAGACGATTTCTTCGAAGCGTGTGGCGCAAATCAAAGAAGAAACTCATTCGGTGATTGAAGCGCTTCAGTTATATTTACAAGAAAGATAAGTCAGAGATGAGCAAGAAATCGTGGAGGGTGTTTGTAGTAGAGGATGACGAATGGTATAGAAAGCTGTTGGTACATACTCTGAGTCTCAATCCAGATTATGAAGTGACGACTTATCAAGATGGCGCTTCGTTACTTGCAGACCTCCATAAAAAACCGGATTTGGTGACGCTTGATTTTCGCTTGCCTGACTATTCGGGTGACCACCTTTTTGATAAAATCAAGGCCTTTGATGCCAGCATAGAGATTGTGATCATCTCAGAGCAGCAAGATGTAGAAACAGCCGTCAGTTTACTCAAAAAGGGCGCATACGACTATCTGACCAAAAGTGAGGACATTCGAGATCGCTTGATTCATGTACTCAACAAGCTTGGGCAAAACAAAGAGCTCGTCGAACGTGTCGAAACCCTGCAAGAAGAGGTCGAAAGAAAGTATGATTTTCAAGCCAGTATTGTCGGGCAGAGTGCAGGCATCAAGAAGGTGTTTCGGATGATTGAAAAGGCCGTGACCACCAACCTCACTGTGATGATCACGGGGGAGACTGGGACAGGCAAAGAGGTGGTCGCCAAGGCTATACACTACAACAGTCCGCTCAAAAGCAAAACGTTCGTCCCAGTCAATATGAGTGCCATTCCTCGTGAGTTGATCGAGAGCGAGTTGTTTGGACACGAGAAGGGAGCTTTCACTGGAGCGACTAGCCAGCGAATCGGCAAGTTCGAACAGGCGCACGGAGGCACGCTGTTTTTGGATGAAATTGGAGAAATGGAGATTTCGCTTCAAGCGAAACTATTGCGTGCTCTGCAGGAAAAGGAAATCACGCGCGTTGGGGGTACCACTGTAGTGAAGGTGGATTGTCGGGTGATTGTTGCTACTCACCGCAACTTACTCGACGAAATGAAAAAAGGGAATTTTAGAGAAGATCTCTACTATAGGTTGTTTGGCATGCCTGTCGAACTACCACCATTGCGTGAGCGAGACAAAGATATTTTGCTGTTGGCGAAACATTTTGCAGAGGCATTTGCTCTGGACAGTGATTTGCCCAGCAAGGCTTTCTCTAAAGATGCTTTGCAGAAACTGATGAACTACAGTTATCCTGGCAACATCAGAGAGCTCAAAGCTATCGTAGAGCTGGCGATGGTGATGGCCGACGGGACAGAGATCGGAGCAGACGATATTACCTTTGCCCAAAAGGATGTCGTGACAGAAGTCCTCTCCGAGGAGCTCACAATGAAGGAGTACCAACTCAAAATCATCAAACTCTATCTCAAGCGCTACGATGACAACATCAAAACTGTAGCAGACAAATTGGATATTGGTCAATCGACGATATACCGCTTACTCAAGGAGGAGTCTTTCTCTCAATGATCGCCAGTTTCTCAATATGAGAAAAATAATTCTAATCTAATAATTGTAATCTACTGATAGTCAGTGATTAAGTCTTTTGGCATGTGGCTTGGATCAGTATGTTCAAATCTTAGATCATGAAACGATTCATACTGATTATAATTTCCATTGCATGGATCATATTGGCAAGCTCAGAGAAGCAAACAATACAAAATAGTGAGGTCAGTTCGGAGAGCAATACCTCTTCCCAAACCATCGGGAAGAAGGGAAAATCATGGTACTAGGAATGCGTAAGAATAACCCTTTTAATCACCGTATATATCCTAATAAGTAACCCTAAAATTATTTGTCATGAAAGATAGAACCATAAAAATTACCGTATTTCTCGTCGCTTTGATCGTGACTGTGGGGCTTGTGGCCTTGTTTCTCACTATGGAAGAAGAGAAAGAGAAGTTGTCTGCTAAATCCGTGGAACTCGAGCAGCAACTCGTCTCCAGAGATTCTGCGTACAATGAGATCATTGACATCATGTACAGCGTGGAATCCAAGATTGAAAGCATCAAGGATCGTGAGAGTTTGATCTCTGACATGTCTATGGGAGAAGTCAATAAGCAGGATAAGCTGCAGATGATCCAAGACATGAGTATGATAGATAGCCTAATCATAGAGACGAACGATCGCGTAGCAAACCTGTCAAATAAGTTGGAAGACGCAAACATCAATCTGAAGTCTTTTCAGACACGAGTGAGCAACCTGACAGCAGAGCTCAAGGAAAGAAAAGAAGCCTTGCTGGCCCTCCAGGAGGATTTGAAATCGAAAGATATCCAAATCATCGATTTGTCGACGGACTTGGCCTCATTGGAGACTAAAGTAGATAATCAAGATTCGACAATCATGGATCAAAAGAAAATGCTCACGCATCAGGACGACAAGCTTCACAAGGCTTACATGGCTATAGGTACAAGGAAAATCCTTGAAGAAGAAGGCCTGGTAGCCAAAGAAGGAGGTTTTTTGGGATTGGGTAAGACGACAGCCTTGAAAAATGACGCTTCTGAAGACAAATTCGAAGAGATTGACATTCGTACTACGCAGAATCTACAAATCGACGCAGAAGAAGCTGATATCATCACAGAGCATCCGACGAGTTCGTATGTGATTGTCAAGGAAGATGGTCTTGTGAAATCAATCAAAATTACCGACCCGGAGGAGTTTTGGAAGATCTCAAAATTTCTCGTAGTGGCAGTCAATAGCTAAAATAGATGATGAAATGAAGGGGAAGTTGGATGTCGGTAGATAGACAGTGGAGGATTGCTCCGGTTACTTTTCAACCAGAATCAATGCTTTCGCCTGTGCAAGACGGAGACATCACTCGCTGTGTTAGTACTGGTGCCAGCTTCCTTATTCAACGACCATAGCAAAATAGGTTTTGTCACAGATGCTGCTATCTGTATCCCACAAGAGGCTCACGTACGGTGAGTCTCTTTTTTTGCTAGACAATCAAGACCAAAAGTATGGGTGTGGGATGCTGGTTCAAATCCGTCGTTGCAATTCCTTCATGTCCTGGTCGTTAAAGTCGAGGTGCGTCACCAGACGGATATGCCCTTTGCCGAATGGCACGGCCAGTATGCCTTTTTCTTTCCATTGAAGAAGCAACTGTTCTTCATTTATCTCTGGGTTCAATTTGAGGATAACGATGTTGGTGCCCGCATAGACGATTTCTTTTACATAAGGCTTGTGTCCAAGCCAATGTGCCAATTGCTCGGCACGACGGTGATCATCTGAGAGTCTATCGATGTGATGATCGAGAGCGTAGAGTCCCGCAGCTGCGAGGTATCCAATCTGACGCATGGCTCCTCCAAATATTTTTCGGACACGTTTGGCCCGTTGGATGGACTCTTGACTGCCCAATAGTACGGATCCTGCAGGTGCACCGAGCCCTTTGGAGAGACAGATCGATAGCGTATTGAAGTATTTGCCCAATATAAGGGGGTCGTCTTTGGTCTCAGTGAGCGCATGGAAGATTCGTGCGCCATCGAGATGCATGCGCAACTGGTTGAGTGTGGCAGTTTGAGCGATGCGTTTGATTTCGTCGATGGACCAAATACTGCCTCCTCCCTTGTTTGAAGTGTTTTCGATGCAGACTAGTGCTGTTTTTGGGAAATGAATGTCGTTTGCGTTGATGTTTTGGAGCACGTCTTCGGCGGTGAAGCGCCCGTGATCTCCTGCGATCATGCGCAGCGATACACCCGAGTTGAAGGCTGCACCACCTCCTTCATAGTGGTAGATGTGTGAACTTTGGTCACAGATCAGCTGGTCCCCAGGTTGAGTATTGATTTTGATGGCGATTTGGTTGGCCATAGTCCCCGATGGACAAAAGAGTCCAGCTTCTTTGCCGAAGTACTCAGCGAGACGATTTTCGAGACGAATGACGGTAGGGTCTTCTCCAAATACATCGTCACCAACTTGAGCTGAGAGCATGGCTTCTAGCATAGCAGGGGTGGGGCGTGTGACGGTATCGCTGCGGAGGTCTATCAATGTCAATGTGCTGGCTGAGGCTCTAAATTTTGTGCCAATGGATGGAGTGTATTCAATTCGTTTTGGATCAAGTTGTAGACGTCATTTTGAAAGTCCTTGAGATTATCCAGTGTGTATTTGCGTGGGTCGATCGGTTCATGAATGATAACCCTGCATTTGCGTCTTCTGAAAAAGTATTTTCCATCGGTGGGAAATATGTGCCAGTTGTCGGCTAAAGTGACCGGTACTATACTGACTCCTGTCTCTACGGCCATGCGAAACGCGCCTTCTTTGAATGCGTGCATCGTAGGAGGAGAGACACTTTTGATTCCTCCTTCGGGAAAAACGGCCAATGAAAATCCGTGCGTGAGCGCATCGATGCTCTGCTGGTACGAAGCATAACGCTGACGCATTTTGGAGCGATCGACAGTGATGTGAAACTTCTTGAACATGTACCCAAATAGAGGGACTTTGGAGATTGATATTTTACCTACAAATTTGAATGGGATGGGTACGAAGGGGAGAATTGCCACGTCCAAATAGGAGAAATGGTTGGGGCAGAGAATGTAACTAGCGGATTTATCTAACTTTTCTTTTTGTGTGATTTCCATTCGGACGCCAATCAAAAAGAAGAAGATGTGAGCCCAATAATGATTCAAGATGAGACCGAATTTGGGCCGATTGCATTTGTCAGCAATGACGAACAATGGAAAAAGCAATGCAAACGTAGAGACAAAGAGAAGTAAACAGTATCCTCCGTATATCCTCAATATCATTTTCCAAAACCATGTCTCTTTAAAATCTGCCATTCTATTTGTTTATCTTATTCACTTATCCCTTGTACCCAAACCTTTTGAGGCTTCTTTCCTTTCTTCTCCAATCCGCTTCGACCTTTACGAAGGTTTCTATGAAAACCTTCTTACCGAAAAACTGCTCCAATTGTAGTCTAGATTCTATACCTACTTTTTTGATGGCTTCACCACCTTTGCCGATGATGATACCTTTTTGAGATTTTCGTTCGACGATAATTTCTGCGCGCAACCGGATGATGTCTTCTTCTTCTACGAATGAAGTGACTTCTACTTCCGAACTGTAGGGGACCTCTTGCTTGTAGATTTTGAAAATCTGTTCGCGTACGATCTCCGACGCAAAAAAGCGTTCTGGTTTATCTGTAAGTGTGTCAGCGGGAAAATAAGGAGGGTGTAAAGGTAGCAATTCTAAGATTCGGGCAAAGAGAACATCAACGTTAGTTTTGTTCAGTGCGGATACCGTCAATATCTCAATGTCGGGATGAATGAGTTCCCAGTAGTCGATTTTGTCCTTGAGGCGTGAGCCTTTGTTGAGGTCGGTCTTGTTGATTACGAAAATAACCCGGGTACCACTGGCAATCACTCGTTCGAGAACCTCTTCCTCCTCGTCCTGTTTTTCCATAAGATCTACGACATAGAGGACCAAATCCGCGTCTTCAAGAGACGAGGATACAAAGCTCATCATAGATTTTTGTAGAGAGTACTGTGGTTTGAGTAGTCCTGGCGTGTCCGAGTACACGATTTGAAAATTGTCTCCAGTAAGAACCCCCATGATTCTATGTCGAGTGGTTTGTGCTTTGGATGTGATAATGGATAAATTATCACCTACCAATGCATTCATTAATGTTGATTTTCCAGCGTTTGGTTTGCCTATGATGCTTACAAAGCCAGATTTGAAATTTGTTTCCTCCATGTCAATAAAATATTAACAAAGGTACTTGCTTTTTGCGAAAGTGCTTCTTACTTTTGCAACGCGATTCACAAAAAAGGTGGTCGAAAATGGCGCGGGATGGAGCAGTTGGTAGCTCGTCGGGCTCATAACCCGAAGGTCGCTAGTTCGAGTCTAGCTCCCGCTACTAACAAAAAAGGTCAACGAATGTTGGCCTTTTTTTATGTCCAAATTTCATAGGTTGTGCGGAGATCTTGGATCAGTCTGTAAACTTGGGGGATTGAAAAAATCACGCATAAATTTTAGATAGTCTGTAGAGGAAAAATTCTACGTTTTGAACACCTCTGAATTGAGATCTAAAGGCCTTGATCTTGGCATTGAAAGATTCTGCTGACGCATTGGTACTTCGATGATCAAAGAAATTGAGAATACTCTGATAGTGGTTTTGTATTGTTCTGGCCACTGTGTTGAAGGACTTGAAGCCTGCCTTTTCTACCTTGTCATACCATTGAGCCAAACGAGTAAATGCAACTCCTTTGACCTTGCTACTTTGATAAATGTAAGCGAGTTCTCTTGAGAGTTTGTAGGCTTTTTCCAGTGAAGGATAGTGTTTGAAGAGTATCTCTGCACGGTGGACTTGTGAGACAGTCCAGTTGTGTTCGCTTTTGAAAAGCAAGTACCTGCTTCTAGCCAAAAGTTGCTTCTCTGTATCGCCATTTTCGAGTCGATGGGCAACATAAGACTTACCTGCTTCACGACTCAATTCAATTTCTTTATTTTCCTGATCGATGGCTTCCCATCTGTAAGCAATGCGCATTTCTTGTACCGCATCATAAGCCAATTTTTGAACATGAAAGCGGTCTGTTACTAACTGGGCTTTTGGAAAGCTGCGTCTAACTATTTTTTCCATGCTAGCAGCCATATCCAGTGTGACTTCTTGGACTTTGCGCCTTAAAGTACTGTCAACTTGCTTCAATACCGCGTTTACTTGCTCACTATCAGTTCCTTTGACCAAAGCAACTAAGCTACCTTTCCTTCCTTTTGCTGCTTTATTGGTCACAATTGTATAAAGCTCTCCTTGTGAGAGAGCAGTCTCATCAATACTTAAATGAGTGCCCATGTTTTCGGGGAACAATATCCAATCAGAGGCGTGCTCCCGTTGAGGCCATTGCATGAAATTGCTCAAATAGAAGACATATTGGTGTTCGAGTTGCTTACTATTGAGATGAAATAGTTCGGCAACCAGCTTGCAGCTTATAGGCTTGGAATCCAGGAGTTCCGTTTTAAAAAAAGCGCGAATTCCTCTGTCATCCGCGTACCTGTTGCTACCATTTTCCAATCCCTGCTTACATTTTTGCCAGTATCCTCATTGAGCCACTTCCTACGCTTGATCTTAAGATAGCAGGGCTTGCCGCGAAGAGGAAAATCTTGAATGGAAACCTCATCAAAGAATCCTTTGGAGGTCAATTTATCTCCTTTGAACTGCTGAGGGTGGATATTCTTCTCTTCCAAATAAATGAAATACGTTTTGTCCTTTAGCCTCATGGACACTACTTCGAAATAATCCAACATACCCTCAGGTAATAATAGACTCAATAACTCCTTTTCCAATGCTTTTTTCTAGCAAAGAAAATTAATTATGACTTATTGACCCCCAGAAATACAGACTGATCCTTATTCAAGGCTCAATGTCGAATATTTATTTGTATCTCCAATCTACAGACTGACCTCTAGTTAATACAGAGTTTGTCATCCGATTTTCTAACATGATTTTGTAGTGCTTAGCCTCTTATTCTTCTGACTTGAGTTGTTGTAACTCGTTGAATAAACAGTACTGTTTGTTTGCAAAATCATTGATCCCAGAAATATATTTGTATTGAAACTAACCGTGGTGTTGAGCTCATTTGCCTTGTGGATCAATAGCAGTGTGTAGATTCATTATATGTGTCATACAATTTAATAAATATGAAAAAACACTTGCTTCTACTGATGGGTTATTGTTTTATAACCTTCTCAATATCAGCTCAAGAGACGAAGGTCTATCTTGGTATTGGAGGCTTGTACAATTCTTTTCAAGATACGCGTGTTTCAGATGTCCAGTTCAACAAAGTTTCAGGCTTTCCAGAGTTAGGTTTTAGTAGGGTCTCAGCCAAGGATTATGGGTATGCCCAAGTATATGGTTATCTGTTCAATACGAATCATCCCCAGTATGATTCCGTTGAGATACTCACTGTCGGGTACAATGTGAGGCTGGGTTATTTGCGCAAAATCTACCCCAACTTATATCTGGGGGGGACCTGGGACGTTGTAGACTATACCTCTCGGGACAATGAGCTTTTGGGTAACAATTCGAACTTCTATCGTATGGCTTCTGATATTTTTATTTCTGCCAAATATCTGTACAGGCTGAATGAAAGTTGGGATTTTGATTTTGGTCTAGACTATGGTGTTTTAAGTTTTGTCAATTCAGCACCCAGTTTTACCGCTAATTTCCCACAAAAAACGGTTGACTCTGGCGAGGTGAGTTTTCAAGAGGGAGAAGTTAGGGACCCACTTAGTCTCAAACTAATGGTCGCCAAACCATTTTGGGAACAATTTTACCTCCGTACCCATATCAAGGTTAATTTCAAAAAGAGGTTTGGTCTAGACTATAGCTGGTGTATGAGAACATACGCAGACCACAAAGATTACCCCATCACCGATGCAATGCATCGACTTACTTTCATGTTCAATTTTGTGAGTCACCAAAAAAGTATCCAACCATGAAAATCAAACACTTTCCACTTGTCGTCTTTCTGATGGTAGCCATGTTTTGCTCTTGTGAAAAGATTACCATGCACCCGAACCCTGATCAAGACAACGAGAGTCTCTTCGATGAGTATGCCAAGGTATGTATTGAAAAATTTGGTCTCACGGAAGTAAAAGGTATTGACCTTGTCTCATTGAGAGACTCCATTAGGCCTTATATCAACAATCAATTGAGTGATTCGATCTTGTTTAATTATATGGCCATCATGACAGTTAGAATGCAGGAAGGTCATACTAGCCTAGAGGATCTGGAACATGATTATTATGCAAACTGGGCTTTCTATTTAGGTTATCCATCTGCTTTCAAGTTTTTGCTTCCACAGAACTACTACTATGGGAAAGAGGCCAATCCTAATGTGCAAATCATCTCGGAACCAGATTCGCTCAACGAGATATTGTATGGGTTTCTTCCACAGGATCATGAGATTGGGTATATCCGAGTTACCAATTTTGACATGGAT
The DNA window shown above is from Reichenbachiella sp. 5M10 and carries:
- a CDS encoding transposase; the encoded protein is MSLLLPEGMLDYFEVVSMRLKDKTYFIYLEEKNIHPQQFKGDKLTSKGFFDEVSIQDFPLRGKPCYLKIKRRKWLNEDTGKNVSRDWKMVATGTRMTEEFALFLKRNSWIPSL
- a CDS encoding hybrid sensor histidine kinase/response regulator; translated protein: MKRSLFPYFLSTSLLLLTLGASVIGYFAYRNLNHIVSTLEDEVKPNLDLIILGQVSIELGRMEDAIEGYVFNQDTAYMSDFKERTQRAIAHLDELRERNTDPSFGQSIDSLENLILNKVTVLNQAAHLDILSVEETLSAIPRLEGVQGQQSKPNTIPDTSKQKKIGFLQKLLGKKEKPLVTDSTAVRAEKQLVQINAQLDSLARRAQKKVYNQKIREFTLYQDHQDIDGDIIALIKDMEAWQISRIKFMTMQTQDRVRYTNRYITIFSVMASVILLITLTVLIIYVLRTRSHQMVLDHGRKNALKMAKEKEEFLANMSHEIRTPMNAIAGFSKVLLQSKLSTVQKEQVSIIDKSSNHLIHILNDVLDFSRLQSGKIRLDVSLFDPSQVIEEAVQLLSQKAKEKQLELGFELQGMPARVSGDAFRLRQILLNLIFNSIKFTEEGSVQVHASFASDTLRIAVRDTGVGIPVDMQQKIFDEFEQVNKSDKQVGTGLGLSITKKLVDIHEGSIRLESELGRGTTFTIALPYVVVEQEVEEASESQLRFDLTGMHVLLADDEPFNVQLLQTILDAQSITYDVGRDGQQTYDLLCQNVYDVLLLDFRMPKMSGPEVATRLRQGSGPNANIPIVGLTATVSDHDQKTAQESGINHVIRKPFEPEELFRLMAKYTIRKKGQGIKHNVSVPYSMEGLSKMGDTKFVVDMTETFIHSTQENIQQFEAMVSQEDGVGAADALHKIIAPARHFKLMDLVGLLKETELSARSGETISSKRVAQIKEETHSVIEALQLYLQER
- a CDS encoding transposase; protein product: MQWPQREHASDWILFPENMGTHLSIDETALSQGELYTIVTNKAAKGRKGSLVALVKGTDSEQVNAVLKQVDSTLRRKVQEVTLDMAASMEKIVRRSFPKAQLVTDRFHVQKLAYDAVQEMRIAYRWEAIDQENKEIELSREAGKSYVAHRLENGDTEKQLLARSRYLLFKSEHNWTVSQVHRAEILFKHYPSLEKAYKLSRELAYIYQSSKVKGVAFTRLAQWYDKVEKAGFKSFNTVARTIQNHYQSILNFFDHRSTNASAESFNAKIKAFRSQFRGVQNVEFFLYRLSKIYA
- a CDS encoding 1-acyl-sn-glycerol-3-phosphate acyltransferase, which gives rise to MADFKETWFWKMILRIYGGYCLLLFVSTFALLFPLFVIADKCNRPKFGLILNHYWAHIFFFLIGVRMEITQKEKLDKSASYILCPNHFSYLDVAILPFVPIPFKFVGKISISKVPLFGYMFKKFHITVDRSKMRQRYASYQQSIDALTHGFSLAVFPEGGIKSVSPPTMHAFKEGAFRMAVETGVSIVPVTLADNWHIFPTDGKYFFRRRKCRVIIHEPIDPRKYTLDNLKDFQNDVYNLIQNELNTLHPLAQNLEPQPAH
- the era gene encoding GTPase Era; the protein is MEETNFKSGFVSIIGKPNAGKSTLMNALVGDNLSIITSKAQTTRHRIMGVLTGDNFQIVYSDTPGLLKPQYSLQKSMMSFVSSSLEDADLVLYVVDLMEKQDEEEEVLERVIASGTRVIFVINKTDLNKGSRLKDKIDYWELIHPDIEILTVSALNKTNVDVLFARILELLPLHPPYFPADTLTDKPERFFASEIVREQIFKIYKQEVPYSSEVEVTSFVEEEDIIRLRAEIIVERKSQKGIIIGKGGEAIKKVGIESRLQLEQFFGKKVFIETFVKVEADWRRKERSLKRFGYKG
- a CDS encoding sigma-54 dependent transcriptional regulator; the encoded protein is MSKKSWRVFVVEDDEWYRKLLVHTLSLNPDYEVTTYQDGASLLADLHKKPDLVTLDFRLPDYSGDHLFDKIKAFDASIEIVIISEQQDVETAVSLLKKGAYDYLTKSEDIRDRLIHVLNKLGQNKELVERVETLQEEVERKYDFQASIVGQSAGIKKVFRMIEKAVTTNLTVMITGETGTGKEVVAKAIHYNSPLKSKTFVPVNMSAIPRELIESELFGHEKGAFTGATSQRIGKFEQAHGGTLFLDEIGEMEISLQAKLLRALQEKEITRVGGTTVVKVDCRVIVATHRNLLDEMKKGNFREDLYYRLFGMPVELPPLRERDKDILLLAKHFAEAFALDSDLPSKAFSKDALQKLMNYSYPGNIRELKAIVELAMVMADGTEIGADDITFAQKDVVTEVLSEELTMKEYQLKIIKLYLKRYDDNIKTVADKLDIGQSTIYRLLKEESFSQ
- a CDS encoding low specificity L-threonine aldolase encodes the protein MTLIDLRSDTVTRPTPAMLEAMLSAQVGDDVFGEDPTVIRLENRLAEYFGKEAGLFCPSGTMANQIAIKINTQPGDQLICDQSSHIYHYEGGGAAFNSGVSLRMIAGDHGRFTAEDVLQNINANDIHFPKTALVCIENTSNKGGGSIWSIDEIKRIAQTATLNQLRMHLDGARIFHALTETKDDPLILGKYFNTLSICLSKGLGAPAGSVLLGSQESIQRAKRVRKIFGGAMRQIGYLAAAGLYALDHHIDRLSDDHRRAEQLAHWLGHKPYVKEIVYAGTNIVILKLNPEINEEQLLLQWKEKGILAVPFGKGHIRLVTHLDFNDQDMKELQRRI